The DNA sequence ACGCTGAAAGTTGTGCGTAAGACGTTCACGTTGCTGAGTGAAAAGCGCACTGAGATCCTCGACATCACCAAACAGATCCGGGACATCGTTCTGAGCGCGGATGTAAAGGAGGGGGTCCTCCTCGTCAACTCGCTGCACACCACGGTGGCGCTGTTTGTGAACGAGTTCCAGCACGCCCTCGTCGAGGACCTGAAGACCCTGCTCGAGCGGCTCGTGAAGGAGCGGAGCGGCTATCGGCACGATGACCCTCGCTACTCGGACTGCGAGCGCGGCAACGCGCACTCGCATCTGCGTGCCGCGCTGCTGGGCCGGAGCGTCGCCATCGGGATCAGCGGCGGCGAGCTCTCGCTCGGCCGGTTCCAGTCCATCATCTTCGCCGAGCTGGACGGTCCGCGCCACCGCACCATCGACGTCCAGATCATCGGCATTTGAGCGCGACCCGGACCCCTTCGAAGTCGTGGAGGGCGCTCCGTGAAAGTTGAGCAGATCGGTCCCTACCTCTGGCGGATCCCGCCAGACGCCAAGCCGGGGATGCGCGTCCCCGGGCTCATCCTGGCCGACGAGCCCCTCATGGCCCAGATCCGCCGGGACGCCTCGCTCGAGCAGGTTGCCAACGCGGCGATGCTCCCGGGGATCGTCAAAGCCTCCCTCGCGATGCCGGACATCCACCAGGGCTATGGCCTGCCCGTCGGCGGCGTCGTGGCGACCGACGCGAGCGACGGGGTCGTTAGTCCCGGGGGTGTGGGCTACGACATCAACTGCGGGGTACGGCTCCTCCGGACGAATCTGCCGATCGCCCAGGTCGCGCCGCGCCTCCGCGCCCTCGTCGACGGTCTCTACGCGACGATTCCCACCGGCGTCGGATCCCGCGGGCAGGTGAAGCTGTCGGGCAGCGAGGAGCGGCGCGTGGTGGTCAACGGCGCGTGCTGGGCCGTGGCGCAGGGGTTCGGGAGCGAGGACGATCTCCAGCGGATCGAGTCAGGAGGCGTCCTGCCCGACGCGGACCCGGACACGGTCACCCAGCGGGCCTACGAGCGGGGCCGCGGCCAGCTCGGGACGCTGGGCTCGGGGAACCACTTCCTCGAGGTTCAGGTTGTGGAGGAGATCTTCGACGAGGCATCGGCCCGGGTCCTCGGGCTCTTCCCGGATCAGGTTACCGTCATGATTCACACTGGGTCGCGGGGGTTCGGGCACCAGGTGTGCACCGACTACCTGCGCCGGCTGGAGGGCGCGGTGCGAGGGTACGGGATCCAGCTCCCCGACCGCCAGCTCGCCTGCGCGCCGCTCGACTCGCCCGAGGGGAAGGATTACCTGGCCGCGATGCGCGCGGCGGCGAACTTCGCCTTCGCCAACCGGCAGTGCCTGGCCCACTGGACCCGCGAGGTCTTCATGCGGGTGCTCGGAATCTCCCCGGCCGACCTCGGGATGGGGCTCGTGTACGACCTGGCCCACAACATCGCCAAGCTCGAGGAGCACGAGGTGGAGGGTGGCCGCCGCCGGGTCGTGGTCCATCGGAAGGGCGCCACCCGCGCCTTCCCGCCGGGCCATCCCGAGCTGCTGGAGGCCTACCGGGCGATCGGCCAGCCCGTCCTCATCCCGGGCGACATGGGGCGCTACTCGTACGTCCTCCTCGGGACCGAGACCTCGATGCGGGAGACGTTCGGCAGCACCTGTCACGGCGCCGGCCGGGTCATGAGCCGGACCGCGGCGGTGAAGGCCGCGCGAGGGCGCCACATCGCGCGCGAGCTCGAGGCCAAGGGCATCCTCGCCCGCGCCACGGGGCGCGATGCGCTCGAGGAAGAGATGTCGGACGCCTACAAGGACGTGAAGAACGTGGTGGAGGTGGTCGAGAAGTTCGGCATCTCGCGGAAGGTCGCCAGGCTCAGGCCCGTCGGGGTCATCAAGGGATAGCGATGCAGCGGCTGGCGAGCGGGCGCGAGGGGCGCGGAGACAGGCCGCGCCCTTCGCGCTAGTTGGGACGCGGACCATCGAGCTCCCGGAGTGAGGATTCGAGCGCGGGCTTGCCCGCGCAATCGGTGGGGGGCGGCTTCGGAGGGGGACACCCACGCCTTCGGCGCGGGTACCCGGGCCCCCTCCGACTAAAAATGGATCCGTTAGGACAGTGGGGTGTCGAGCCGGTACCCCCTGAGGCGCGCCGCCTCGGGTTCTGGCACTACGTCGTGCTCTGGGGCGACCTGGGGATCGGCGTACATTTGCCCTCGCCCTGTTCCTCGACGTCACCCAGTACGAAGGGTTCCTCCTCCTGATTGGTTCGATCTTCGTGCTGCTCTTCGGCGTCCTGGCGGGCGACTATTTCGCCGTGCGCCGGCGCTACGACGTCAGCGAGCTCTTCCACTCCGGCGGCGCATACTGGTACTGGAACGGGCTGCACTGGCCCGGGCTCGCCGCGTGGGCGGTCGGAGTGATCGGGTACCTCTGGATCGCGGGGAAACTTGCCTGGCTCGGGCTCGCCGGGCTCCCGGGGCTCGGCGCCTCGGTCCCGAGCTTCCTCCTGGCTCTGGGCGCCTACTGGGCGCTTGCGCGGATCCTGCCGAGCCCCGTTGCCGTCCTCTCCGGGCGCTGAAACCT is a window from the Candidatus Rokuibacteriota bacterium genome containing:
- a CDS encoding cytosine permease codes for the protein MLLFGVLAGDYFAVRRRYDVSELFHSGGAYWYWNGLHWPGLAAWAVGVIGYLWIAGKLAWLGLAGLPGLGASVPSFLLALGAYWALARILPSPVAVLSGR
- a CDS encoding RtcB family protein; the encoded protein is MRVPGLILADEPLMAQIRRDASLEQVANAAMLPGIVKASLAMPDIHQGYGLPVGGVVATDASDGVVSPGGVGYDINCGVRLLRTNLPIAQVAPRLRALVDGLYATIPTGVGSRGQVKLSGSEERRVVVNGACWAVAQGFGSEDDLQRIESGGVLPDADPDTVTQRAYERGRGQLGTLGSGNHFLEVQVVEEIFDEASARVLGLFPDQVTVMIHTGSRGFGHQVCTDYLRRLEGAVRGYGIQLPDRQLACAPLDSPEGKDYLAAMRAAANFAFANRQCLAHWTREVFMRVLGISPADLGMGLVYDLAHNIAKLEEHEVEGGRRRVVVHRKGATRAFPPGHPELLEAYRAIGQPVLIPGDMGRYSYVLLGTETSMRETFGSTCHGAGRVMSRTAAVKAARGRHIARELEAKGILARATGRDALEEEMSDAYKDVKNVVEVVEKFGISRKVARLRPVGVIKG
- a CDS encoding YjbQ family protein, encoding MRKTFTLLSEKRTEILDITKQIRDIVLSADVKEGVLLVNSLHTTVALFVNEFQHALVEDLKTLLERLVKERSGYRHDDPRYSDCERGNAHSHLRAALLGRSVAIGISGGELSLGRFQSIIFAELDGPRHRTIDVQIIGI